The following coding sequences lie in one Eschrichtius robustus isolate mEscRob2 chromosome 10, mEscRob2.pri, whole genome shotgun sequence genomic window:
- the DIPK1B gene encoding divergent protein kinase domain 1B, whose product MRRLRRLAHLVLFCPFSKGLQGRLPGLRVKYVFLVWLGVFAGSWLAYVHYSSYAELCRGHICQVVICDQYRKGIISGSICQDLCNLRQVEWRTCLSSVPGQQVYSGLWQGKEVTIKCGIEESLDSKAGADMAPRRELVLFDKPTRGTSIKEFQEMTLSFLKANLGDLPSLPALVGQVLLMADFNKDHRVSLAEAKSVWALLQRNEFLLLLSLQEKEHAARLLGYCGDLYITEGVPHSSWPGAALPPLLRPLLPPALHGALQQWLGPAWPWRAKIAIGLLEFVEELFHGAYGTFYMCETTLANVGYTAKYDFRMADLQQVAPEAAVRRFLRGRHCEHSADCTYGRDCRAPCDTLLRQCKGDLVQPNLAKVCELLRDYLLPGAPAGLRAELGKQLRTCTTLSGLASQVEAHHSLVLSHLKTLLWKQISNTKYA is encoded by the exons ATGCGGCGGCTGCGGCGCCTGGCGCACCTGGTGCTCTTCTGCCCCTTCTCCAAGGGCCTGCAG GGCCGGCTCCCGGGCCTCAGGGTCAAGTACGTCTTCCTGGTCTGGCTGGGCGTCTTCGCGGGCAGCTGGCTGGCCTACGTGCACTACTCGTCCTACGCTGAGCTCTGCCGCGGGCACATCTGCCAGGTGGTCATC TGTGACCAGTACCGCAAGGGCATCATCTCAGGCTCCATCTGCCAGGACCTGTGCAACCTGCGCCAGGTAGAGTGGAGGACCTGCCTCTCCTCTGTCCCGGGCCAGCAG GTGTACAGCGGGCTCTGGCAGGGCAAGGAGGTGACCATCAAGTGTGGCATTGAGGAGAGCCTGGACTCGAAGGCTGGGGCAGACATGGCCCCCCGGCGGGAGCTGGTGCTCTTTGACAAGCCCACCCGGGGCACCTCGATTAAGGAGTTCCAGGAGATGACCCTCAGCTTTCTCAAG GCAAACCTGGGAGACCTGCCCTCCCTGCCCGCGCTGGTCGGACAGGTCCTGCTCATGGCCGACTTCAACAAGGACCACAGGGTGTCCCTGGCCGAGGCCAAGTCAGTGTGGGCCCTGCTGCAGCGGAACGAGTTCCTGCTGCTGCTGTCGCTGCAGGAGAAGGAGCACGCCGCCCGCCTGCTGGGCTACTGCGGGGACCTGTACATCACCGAGGGGGTCCCGCACAGCTCCTGGCCCGGGGCTGCGCTCCCGCCCCTGCTGCGCCCGCTGCTGCCACCCGCCCTGCACGGGGCCCTGCAGCAGTGGCTGGGGCCCGCTTGGCCCTGGCGCGCCAAGATTGCCATCGGCCTGCTGGAGTTCGTGGAGGAGCTCTTCCACGGCGCCTACGGGACCTTCTACATGTGCGAGACCACGCTAGCCAACGTGGGCTACACAGCCAAGTACGACTTCAGGATGGCTGACCTGCAGCAGGTGGCGCCCGAGGCTGCCGTGCGCCGCTTCCTGCGGGGCCGCCACTGCGAGCACAGCGCGGACTGCACCTACGGGCGCGACTGCAGGGCGCCCTGCGACACGCTCCTGCGGCAGTGCAAGGGCGACCTGGTGCAGCCCAACCTGGCCAAGGTGTGCGAGCTGCTGCGGGACTACCTGCTGCCCGGCGCCCCTGCCGGCCTGCGCGCCGAGCTGGGCAAGCAGCTGCGCACGTGCACCACGCTGAGCGGGCTGGCCAGCCAGGTGGAGGCGCACCATTCGCTGGTGCTGAGCCACCTCAAGACCCTGCTCTGGAAGCAGATCTCCAACACCAAGTACGCCTGA